One region of Sebastes fasciatus isolate fSebFas1 chromosome 1, fSebFas1.pri, whole genome shotgun sequence genomic DNA includes:
- the tasora gene encoding protein TASOR isoform X3, whose protein sequence is MEDILGRRETTARPPRRMSAAAAAESIANVSLLQDGEEPIDLTESPDRPSAAAARMERMERMERWNTAAQAGYKRHMPMEPLKLTIPRKTKEKRALFQYVSIESREYEEMMSILTSSYIDTGSAGCFTYSKPRLVHSELLEKEFVEKRKEMKADMRTDKELEESYCFLLADAVKLPLLCEKGLHVGPSWVTVLGNPSKGVHLSRYSDLLQISTITPGVMGEIVIFKVMKGKVKSIYENMKNLLDPTPRFDSHISKNASKVTSLTSYRAFELTQQYFYEYSFDELRQRPRQVYPYAVVSFQFKGKDSTLPSKPLAPIRLSSQSVEGSKERSQFTVWTGDLVKGDRVLFQISLRSFFPPFLPQRLPEKLEIGWLMRLDQLTKLLPSDLLSYDLYNSSKEVVKNGHCCSLLEVTDRSRSTTSVTRLLQELEMKRVVLVTPLPDRGFLLLISSVQMATPSERGESWKRCLQALFVFPESRDLAKSTLRCASSSHNASESLMSGGTVMPRLNQFIPALHHALVKARADPPLQLSAGVERQAREYLNGLNDCKVQQYPMGEYESKQDEPGKPFPAPKHHWVIMDGYLRSYLYNPALYLLSVARAKQMVEELCSPEEQREVKLRKSCGGQREAAGKEATSNSRDRQTNSQKMQQLVDLVMTCKRNAENEMRREEGGGGGGVKVPGRKRKLEQETAERTLKFLKASQEPGRHSKVPVEESQVPASPGSLASVIGSVGLKDVDLREDGSELAAKLLSLLTGLNQAARGTANQSLCEVQEEGPRESCPFDRLATKLGLPTNCDIDLRKQEELEEQTAGSVSSLEGFSPSSHSGEMNHHAAAGRGGGGLGKKAGGYEEEEEEAEIRWEIPWILIPITGVCSQRYTQRDRNIPQDPRFQHLTMATSITTTTKPPRKSPTPSPERNPPPSPLQCPSPEPSPPHSPSQCPSPPPSPPPSPSQCPSPEPSPPASPSQCPSPEPSPPPSPSQCPSPPPSLSPSPSPSQCPNPLLGRPPFSSRCQSAELNELSSLNKEHGGANEEQLDPTASRESAGVSKYREEKPQWKEKKKEEPSISASIQSSIHPAAERRTSPSPPPPTERDKEDAKGVTGEVKEVQVELLEQEKETQPVERVQKRGEEEVMKIIHVLASDEEQKGESKELVSGSLLSTSISLPPCRLDSVVDKHLGDFSSEMQLLLQEQSVHYSFPQPPHSTSNTETAAPQHTLPHTPISQFSQYVSFYNPCPPVQDYVSSLQDRIDSMLTDFDDSWPSHKPGTNRTDVDAALANRVSDFVSSIRAANAKPGEDDDGLCDELTAADVGTSVSQNPAPHRGGEVWQQLTITKQVTDATNDRSPPTSHVTLSVTTSASDSVYNPTNTSVLIPPPNKSPQSHWKPQQSHTSDINRTVAHNIRQTQDNGTTRTVHFTPGVEGGSSFAGANFEVTLSGFSGVSKPSTDPSHPSEPVSSEASASVPVLTTETASPATALSSLISRLQPEVFNNLVEIFKDVKRNSLQFYLHSTESVDQVHEDVKEYLLKQGNAEQNPEAFLNQENSTDRLLVIIKNKDIAGHIHKIPGLVSLKRQASVVFVGIDTLDDIRNNSYNELFVSGGCIVSDEFVLNPDYITCERLAALLMLLEQHSSLESVWRWKIHCKTHKKLREQARFRRDAANLLDVLSAYQKRQVVEFLPYHHCDMMNHEAPHLDCLMELQVRYTQYRHTVFLTEHHFEKFPAHSSNGIIVARLEELLQNFTRLVGYHDIKDRQPIIDDMLAPKGLGGQLSHSDSVSGSEHSPSIFPEHIHPLSSCDQPQHLLQQSGSTLPTLSHLSDQLVPDASCKDGVPHHSDTDFEVLRLAISQLRAERQAQQQQQLDSQAELSINSLKSFLPEVVRTGSGHTTPLSAQGCPTELVNVTHDRNAVAATLEMIHSALQQEPVEERRREDRSKTPTEGRRRGGGEAGDQRDGTPVRVVGLLGGNRGPSNSDTSTPSPSQSTAAVTGPSTQTDSTNDWREKADQQGEPVFPEAAEPAAAAASSSTTACPVDGDRLRDTQLGQELPIRGEGAPAGNSTASGTKVFRFPFLNDEYTLLPPAGVESYFLSHRCRTYVLTGCSLCSVFKCNLSAKTKAT, encoded by the exons ATGGAGGACATCCTGGGTCGGAGGGAGACGACAGCTCGTCCTCCGAGGAggatgtctgctgctgctgccgcggAGTCTATCGCTAACGTTAGCCTGCTGCAAGATGGCGAGGAACCCATCGACCTCACAGAGAGCCCGGACAGACCGAGCGCTGCTGCGgccaggatggagaggatggagCGGATGGAGAGGTGGAACACGGCAGCACAAGCCGGCTACAAGAGGCATATGCCCATGGAGCCTCTCAAGTTGACTATACCGAGGAAGACCAAGGAGAAGAGAG CTCTGTTTCAGTATGTCTCCATTGAGTCCAGGGAGTATGAAGAGATGATGAGCATCCTGACCTCAAGCTACATCGACACCGGCTCTGCTGGCTGCTTCACCTACTCCAAACCTCGGCTCGTCCACAGTGAGCTGCTGGAGAAAGAG tttgtggagaagaggaaggagatgaAGGCAGACATGAGGACAGACAAAGAGCTGGAGGAGAGCTACTGTTTCCTGTTGGCTGATGCGGTTAAA CTGCCTTTGCTCTGTGAGAAGGGGCTGCATGTGGGTCCGAGTTGGGTCACAGTGCTGGGAAACCCCAGTAAAG gaGTACATCTGTCCAGGTACTCAGACCTGCTTCAGATCAGTACCATAACCCCTGGAGTCATGGGGGAGATCGTCATCTTCAAAGTGATGAAG GGGAAAGTGAAAAGCATCTACGAAAACATGAAGAACCTTCTGGATCCAACGCCTCGCTTCGACAGCCACATCTCCAAGAACGCCAGCAAAGTCACATCTCTCACCTCCTACCGCGCCTTCGAACTcacacag CAATACTTCTACGAATATTCATTTGACGAGCTGCGGCAGCGCCCTCGCCAGGTTTATCCGTACGCCGTCGTCTCCTTCCAGTTTAAAGGGAAAGACTCTACACTTCCCAGCAAACCTCTGGCCCCCATCAG GTTGAGCAGTCAGTCAGTAGAGGGGAGTAAAG agcgTTCTCAGTTCACAGTGTGGACCGGAGATTTGGTGAAAGGTGACCGGGTTCTTTTCCAGATCTCCCTTCGCTCCTTCTTTCCTCCCTTCCTGCCCCAAAGACT ACCAGAGAAATTGGAAATCGGTTGGTTGATGAGGCTTGACCAGCTGACCAAGCTCCTGCCCTCTGACCTGCTCTCCTACGACCTCTACAACAGCAGCAAAGAAG ttgtgAAGAACGGCCATTGCTGCAGTCTTCTGGAGGTGACTGATAGAAGTCGGTCCACGACCAGCGTGACGAGACTGCTGCAGGAACTGGAGATGAAGAGAGTG GTTCTGGTGACTCCACTTCCAGACAGAGGCTTTCTCTTGCTGATATCCAGTGTTCAGATGGCCACACCCTCTG agagaggagagagctggAAGAGGTGTCTTCAAGCCTTGTTTGTCTTCCCAGAGTCCAGAGATCTGGCCAAATCCA CATTAAGGTGTGCCTCCTCGTCCCACAACGCCTCAGAGTCGTTGATGTCTGGTGGCACGGTGATGCCGCGGCTCAACCAGTTTATTCCAGCGTTGCACCATGCCTTAGTCAAGGCCCGTGCCGACCCCCCTCTCCAACTGTCTGCCGGTGTGGAGCGTCAGGCACGGGAATACCTCAACGGCCTGAACGACTGCAAG GTTCAGCAGTACCCCATGGGCGAGTACGAATCCAAACAGGATGAGCCAGGAAAACCGTTTCCTGCTCCTAAACACCACTGGGTGATCATGGACGGCTATCTGCGCTCCTACCTGTACAACCCAGCCCTCTACCTGCTGTCAGTGGCCCGGGCCAAGCAGATGGTGGAGGAGCTGTGTAGCCCCGAGGAGCAACGGGAGGTGAAACTCAGGAAGAGCTGTGGAGGTCAGAGAGAAGCGGCGGGGAAGGAGGCGACCAGCAACTCTAGAGACCGACAGACCAACAGTCAAAAG ATGCAGCAGCTGGTAGACCTGGTTATGACCTGTAAGAGGAATGCAGAGAATGagatgaggagggaggaaggaggaggaggaggaggggtgaagGTACCAGGGAGGAAGCGGAAATTGGAACAGGAGACGGCAGAGAGGACGCTGAAGTTCCTGAAGGCATCACAGGAACCAGGAAGACACAGCAAAGTTCCCG TTGAGGAAAGCCAAGTCCCTGCCTCTCCTGGCTCTCTTGCGTCTGTGATTGGCTCTGTGGGTTTGAAGGATGTTGATCTGAGGGAAGATGGATCTGAACTAGCTGCTAAACTTCTAAGTCTGCTAACAG GCCTCAACCAGGCTGCCAGGGGAACGGCCAATCAGAGCCTCTGTGAAGTGCAAGAGGAGGGGCCAAGGGAATCCTGTCCATTTGATAGGTTGGCCACCAAGCTGGGTCTGCCCACCAACTGTGACATTGACTTGAGgaagcaggaggagctggag gagCAGACAGCGGGCAGCGTCAGTAGTTTGGAGGGATTCAGTCCCAGCTCCCACAGCGGGGAGATGAATCACCACGCAGCagcaggtagaggaggaggagggctcgGTAAGAAAGCAGGAGGatacgaagaggaggaggaagaagctgAGATCCGGTGGGAGATCCCGTGGATCCTAATCCCCATTacag GTGTGTGTTCACAGAGGTACacccagagagacagaaacatcCCTCAGGACCCTCGCTTCCAGCACCTCACCATGGCAACAAGCATCACCACAACAACCAAACCTCCCAGGAAGAGCCCCACCCCCTCTCCTGAGCGGAACCCTCCACCCTCCCCCCTCCAGTGCCCATCCCCCGAGCCCAGCCCTCCTCACTCCCCCTCCCAGTGCCCATCACCCCCCCCTAGCCCTCCACCTTCACCCTCCCAGTGCCCGTCTCCAGAGCCCAGTCCGCCCGCTTCCCCGTCTCAATGCCCGTCCCCGGAGCCCAGTCCTCCCCCATCTCCCTCCCAATGCCCGTCTCCCCCGCCCAGCCTTtccccttctccttctccttcccaATGCCCAAACCCTCTGCTTGGCCGCCCCCCCTTCTCCTCCCGGTGCCAGTCTGCGGAGCTTAATGAGCTCAGCTCGTTAAACAAGGAACACGGTGGTGCTAACGAGGAGCAGTTGGACCCCACAGCCTCCAGGGAGTCTGCAG GAGTGTCAAAGTACAGAGAAGAGAAACCtcagtggaaagaaaaaaagaaagaagagccATCCATTTCTGCATCCATCCAGTCATCTATCCATccagctgcagagaggaggacgagcccctcaccaccaccacccactgAGCGAGACAAGGAAGATGCAAAGGGGGTAACTGGGGAGGTGAAGGAGGTGCAGGTAGAACTTTTAGAGCAGGAAAAAGAAACTCAGCCAGTTGAGAGAGTGCAAAAGCGAGGGGAAGAAGAGGTGATGAAAATTATACATGTGTTAGCTAGTGATGAGGAGCAAAAAGGAGAATCGAAGGAACTGGTAAGTGGCTCTTTGCTTTCAACGTCCATCTCCTTACCTCCTTGTCGTCTTGACAGCGTTGTGGACAAACATTTGGGCGACTTCTCCTCTGAGATGCAGCTCCTCCTGCAGGAGCAGAGCGTTCATTACAGCTTCCCACAGCCCCCACACTCCACTTCAAACACAGAAACCGCCGcacctcaacacacactcccacacacccCCATATCTCAGTTTTCACAGTATGTGTCTTTCTACAACCCCTGCCCCCCAGTCCAGGACTACGTTAGCTCGCTACAAGACAGGATTGACAGCATGCTAACAGATTTTGATGACAGCTGGCCGAGCCACAAGCCTGGCACCAACCGGACTGATGTTGATGCCGCACTGGCAAACAGAGTTAGTGATTTTGTGTCCAGCATCCGAGCAGCTAATGCTAAACCAGGCGAAGATGATGACGGCCTCTGTGATGAACTGACTGCTGCTGATGTCGGTACGTCAGTCAGTCAGAATCCTGCACCCCacagaggaggtgaagtgtGGCAGCAACTTACAATCACCAAACAGGTAACTGATGCTACAAATGACAGGAGCCCCCCAACGTCTCATGTCACTTTATCTGTTACTACCTCTGCGTCTGATTCTGTCTACAACCCTACCAACACTTCCGTCCTCATTCCTCCTCCTAACAAGTCCCCACAGTCCCACTGGAAACCCCAGCAAAGTCACACTTCAGATATCAATAGAACAGTCGCGCATAACATCAGACAAACACAAGACAATGGCACCACCAGGACTGTACATTTTACCCCTGGTGTAGAAGGTGGGAGCAGTTTTGCGGGTGCAAACTTTGAGGTGACTTTGTCAGGGTTCAGTGGCGTCTCTAAGCCCTCGACAGACCCGTCACACCCCTCTGAGCCGGTCTCCAGTGAGGCCTCTGCGTCCGTCCCCGTGCTCACCACAGAAACCGCTTCCCCGGCCACCGCCCTGAGCTCCCTGATCAGCCGGCTGCAGCCAGAAGTGTTCAACAACCTGGTGGAGATATTCAAAGACGTCAAGAGGAACTCCCTGCAGTTCTACCTCCACAGCACCGAGTCAGTGGACCAGGTCCATGAAGACGTCAAG GAATACCTGTTGAAGCAAGGAAATGCGGAGCAGAATCCTGAGGCTTTTCTGAACCAAGAAAACTCTACAGACAGACTGCTGGTCATCATTAAGAACAAAGACATAGCTGGACACATACACAAG ATCCCAGGTCTGGTGTCTCTGAAGCGACAAGCCTCTGTGGTGTTTGTGGGAATCGATACTTTGGATGACATCAGGAACAACAGCTACAACGAGCTTTTTGTCTCTGGAGGCTGCATTGTTTCAGACGAGTTCGTCCTCAATCCAGACTACATCACTTGCG AGCGACTGGCTGCACTGCTGATGCTCCTGGAGCAGCACAGCTCTCTAGAGAGCGTCTGGAGGTGGAAGATTCACTGCAAAACCCACAAGAAATTAAGAGAACAAGCCAG GTTCAGGAGAGATGCAGCCAACCTACTGGACGTACTGTCAGCCTATCAGAAGCGGCAGGTTGTTGAGTTCCTCCCATATCATCACTGCGACATGATGAACCATGAGGCACCTCACCTAGACTGTCTTATGGAGCTCCAGGTCCGATACACACAGTACCGACACACAGTCTTCCTGACCG aGCATCATTTTGAGAAGTTCCCTGCCCACTCTAGTAATGGCATCATCGTGGCCAGACTTGAAGAACTTCTGCAAAACTTCACCAGATTGGTCGGTTACCATGACATCAAGGACAGGCAGCCAATCATTGATGACATGCTGGCTCCCAAAG gTCTCGGGGGGCAGCTGAGTCATAGTGATTCTGTGTCAGGCTCTGAGCACTCTCCCTCTATCTTCCCAGAACACATCCATCCCCTTTCCTCCTGTGACCAACCCCAACATCTCCTCCAGCAGTCGGGCTCCACCCTCCCCACTCTCTCCCATCTGTCCGACCAGCTCGTCCCGGACGCCTCCTGTAAGGACGGTGTGCCGCACCATTCAGACACAGACTTTGAGGTTCTTCGACTGGCTATCTCACAGTTACGGGCTGAGCGTCaggcgcagcagcagcagcagttggaCTCTCAGGCAGAGTTGAGCATCAACTCCCTCAAAAGCTTCCTTCCCGAAGTCGTTCGTACAGGTAGCGGTCACACCACCCCTCTTTCAGCTCAAGGATGTCCCACCGAGTTGGTGAATGTCACTCATGACAGGAATGCAGTGGCAGCCACTCTGGAGATGATTCACTCAGCATTGCAACAGGAGCCggtggaggagagaaggagggaggacagATCAAAGACTCCCACAGAGGgacggaggagaggaggaggagaggctggaGATCAGAGAGATGGTACTCCAGTAAGAGTGGTGGGGTTACTGGGAGGAAACCGGGGTCCCAGTAATAGTGACACATCCACCCCTTCACCCAGTCAAAGTACAGCTGCAGTGACAGGACCAAGTACACAGACAGACTCAACCAATGACTGGAGAGAGAAAGCCGACCAACAAGGAGAACCTGTATTTCCAGAAGCAGctgaacctgctgctgctgcagcctcctCCAGTACCACAGCTTGTCCTGTAGATGGCGACAGATTGAG AGACACACAGTTGGGCCAGGAACTGCCAATAAGAGGAGAGGGAGCACCAGCTGGCAACAGCACTGCCAGTGGCACCAAG gtcttccggtttccctttttgaatgacgaatacacactactgccacctgctggtgtggagagttattttctctcacacaggtgcagaacgtacgtgctaactggctgtagtctttgcagtgtgttcaaatgcaacttgtcagccaagacaaaggcgacctGA